A stretch of the Lineus longissimus chromosome 10, tnLinLong1.2, whole genome shotgun sequence genome encodes the following:
- the LOC135494848 gene encoding UBX domain-containing protein 7-like isoform X2, with amino-acid sequence MATSGQKNWNPSDNARLEQFIAVTGASKEAGRRLLEACNGNLDMAIGMFMDNNGSVTDIEEGPSTSSSSAGVTGMATGGAEAMPGLSLPDEGDEVRAPIPQKKEVLMEENYPTYGFRGNRRRPPRSVFDGFRDFEAETRQQHEWAVAGPPKTKKRKTLEDLFRPPLDLMHKGTFQSARDAGTKSNRWMIVNIQNVQEFCCQALNRDVWSQAAVKSIIQEHFLFWQVYHDSEEGKRYTQFYKINKWPYIAILDPRTGENMAIWNKIDALTFCDLVTEFLSHHPSLDGALSPPAKKQRIDSIVEASEDSQMEAAIKASLAETQKSSKNSFQYISDSDSDSDLETFSDSESENGDVREIEAKSGNNSTDSKNTVTQSEKYESTVKSESNKSESQESEETHTSKDSCGAISNSAQSKTISAAISNKHDSTVTQTTNSSGSVEKSVKSGKALCKSSKKNHGNSDLSSVSESNGEQMWQRHLGSSNDPLTTLNIRFPDGKREQVKWPCSSKLFGLVQFVLSKGFSNERFELVTNFPRRRLSYMEFDDTLKQIGLHPQETVFVQER; translated from the exons ATGGCGACGAGCGGGCAAAAAAATTGGAATCCGAGTGATAATGCTCGTCTAGAGCAATTTATCGCAGTCACCG GAGCTTCCAAAGAGGCAGGGAGGCGTTTGCTGGAGGCGTGTAATGGCAACCTGGACATGGCGATCGGCATGTTCATGGATAACAATGGTAGCGTCACCGATATTGAAGAAGGACCAAGCACGAGCAGTAGCAGTGCGGGGGTGACAGGTATGGCTACAGGTGGAGCGGAAGCGATGCCAGGCCTAAGTCTTCCAGATGAAGG GGATGAAGTCCGAGCACCAATACCTCAGAAGAAAGAAGTCCTCATGGAAGAAAACTACCCAACATATG GTTTCCGTGGCAACAGACGTCGCCCGCCACGATCTGTATTTGATGGGTTTAGAGATTTTGAGGCAGAAACAA GGCAGCAGCATGAATGGGCCGTGGCAGGACCCCCGAAAACAAAAAAGAGGAAAACATTGGAGGATTTGTTCCGACCGCCTTTAGATCTGATGCACAAGGGGACATTCCAGTCG GCTCGAGATGCTGGTACAAAGAGTAACAGGTGGATGATAGTCAATATTCAGAACGTACAGGAATTCTGTTGCCAAGCGCTCAATCGAGACGTTTGGAGCCAAGCAGCTGTGAAGAGTATTATTCAGGAACACTTCTTATTTTGGCAG GTCTACCATGATAGCGAGGAAGGCAAGCGATACACCCAGTTCTATAAGATCAACAAATGGCCGTATATTGCTATCCTTGACCCAAGGACGGGGGAGAACATGGCCATATGGAATAAGATTGATGCCTTGACTTTCTGTGACCTAG TGACAGAGTTCCTGTCTCATCACCCATCACTGGATGGTGCTTTATCTCCACCAGCAAAGAAACAAAGGATT GACAGCATAGTGGAGGCATCTGAAGACAGTCAAATGGAGGCAGCAATCAAAGCTTCATTAGCGGAGACACAAAAATCTTCCAAAAACTCTTTTCAGTACATATCGGACTCAGATTCAGACAGCGACTTAGAGACATTCTCAGATTCAGAATCGGAAAACGGCGATGTACGGGAAATCGAAGCGAAATCAGGAAATAATTCAACAGACTCTAAAAACACGGTGACgcaaagtgaaaaatatgaatctACAGTAAAATCTGAATCCAACAAAAGTGAGAGTCAGGAATCAGAAGAAACTCACACTTCCAAAGATTCATGTGGTGCTATTTCAAACTCTGCTCAATCTAAGACCATTTCTGCCGCAATTTCAAATAAACATGACAGTACTGTGACTCAGACTACGAATAGTTCAGGCTCCGTGGAAAAATCTGTGAAATCCGGTAAAGCTTTGTGTAAATCTTCGAAGAAAAATCATGGAAATAGCGATTTGAGTAGTGTGAGTGAATCGAATGGAGAACAAATGTGGCAGCGGCATTTAGGAAGCAGCAACG ATCCACTGACAACACTCAACATTCGATTCCCTGATGGTAAGAGAGAACAAGTCAAGTGGCCATGTTCTTCGAAGCTGTTT GGCTTGGTGCAGTTTGTCCTCTCAAAGGGCTTCAGCAACGAACGCTTTGAATTGGTTACCAACTTCCCGCGAAGGCGCCTCTCGTACATGGAATTCGATGACACGCTCAAGCAGATCGGACTTCACCcacaagaaactgtctttgTCCAAGAGAGGTGA
- the LOC135494848 gene encoding UBX domain-containing protein 7-like isoform X1, whose protein sequence is MATSGQKNWNPSDNARLEQFIAVTGASKEAGRRLLEACNGNLDMAIGMFMDNNGSVTDIEEGPSTSSSSAGVTGMATGGAEAMPGLSLPDEGDEVRAPIPQKKEVLMEENYPTYAVPQVGSREDAELELLGFRGNRRRPPRSVFDGFRDFEAETRQQHEWAVAGPPKTKKRKTLEDLFRPPLDLMHKGTFQSARDAGTKSNRWMIVNIQNVQEFCCQALNRDVWSQAAVKSIIQEHFLFWQVYHDSEEGKRYTQFYKINKWPYIAILDPRTGENMAIWNKIDALTFCDLVTEFLSHHPSLDGALSPPAKKQRIDSIVEASEDSQMEAAIKASLAETQKSSKNSFQYISDSDSDSDLETFSDSESENGDVREIEAKSGNNSTDSKNTVTQSEKYESTVKSESNKSESQESEETHTSKDSCGAISNSAQSKTISAAISNKHDSTVTQTTNSSGSVEKSVKSGKALCKSSKKNHGNSDLSSVSESNGEQMWQRHLGSSNDPLTTLNIRFPDGKREQVKWPCSSKLFGLVQFVLSKGFSNERFELVTNFPRRRLSYMEFDDTLKQIGLHPQETVFVQER, encoded by the exons ATGGCGACGAGCGGGCAAAAAAATTGGAATCCGAGTGATAATGCTCGTCTAGAGCAATTTATCGCAGTCACCG GAGCTTCCAAAGAGGCAGGGAGGCGTTTGCTGGAGGCGTGTAATGGCAACCTGGACATGGCGATCGGCATGTTCATGGATAACAATGGTAGCGTCACCGATATTGAAGAAGGACCAAGCACGAGCAGTAGCAGTGCGGGGGTGACAGGTATGGCTACAGGTGGAGCGGAAGCGATGCCAGGCCTAAGTCTTCCAGATGAAGG GGATGAAGTCCGAGCACCAATACCTCAGAAGAAAGAAGTCCTCATGGAAGAAAACTACCCAACATATG CCGTCCCTCAAGTTGGGAGCCGGGAGGATGCCGAACTGGAGCTGCTTG GTTTCCGTGGCAACAGACGTCGCCCGCCACGATCTGTATTTGATGGGTTTAGAGATTTTGAGGCAGAAACAA GGCAGCAGCATGAATGGGCCGTGGCAGGACCCCCGAAAACAAAAAAGAGGAAAACATTGGAGGATTTGTTCCGACCGCCTTTAGATCTGATGCACAAGGGGACATTCCAGTCG GCTCGAGATGCTGGTACAAAGAGTAACAGGTGGATGATAGTCAATATTCAGAACGTACAGGAATTCTGTTGCCAAGCGCTCAATCGAGACGTTTGGAGCCAAGCAGCTGTGAAGAGTATTATTCAGGAACACTTCTTATTTTGGCAG GTCTACCATGATAGCGAGGAAGGCAAGCGATACACCCAGTTCTATAAGATCAACAAATGGCCGTATATTGCTATCCTTGACCCAAGGACGGGGGAGAACATGGCCATATGGAATAAGATTGATGCCTTGACTTTCTGTGACCTAG TGACAGAGTTCCTGTCTCATCACCCATCACTGGATGGTGCTTTATCTCCACCAGCAAAGAAACAAAGGATT GACAGCATAGTGGAGGCATCTGAAGACAGTCAAATGGAGGCAGCAATCAAAGCTTCATTAGCGGAGACACAAAAATCTTCCAAAAACTCTTTTCAGTACATATCGGACTCAGATTCAGACAGCGACTTAGAGACATTCTCAGATTCAGAATCGGAAAACGGCGATGTACGGGAAATCGAAGCGAAATCAGGAAATAATTCAACAGACTCTAAAAACACGGTGACgcaaagtgaaaaatatgaatctACAGTAAAATCTGAATCCAACAAAAGTGAGAGTCAGGAATCAGAAGAAACTCACACTTCCAAAGATTCATGTGGTGCTATTTCAAACTCTGCTCAATCTAAGACCATTTCTGCCGCAATTTCAAATAAACATGACAGTACTGTGACTCAGACTACGAATAGTTCAGGCTCCGTGGAAAAATCTGTGAAATCCGGTAAAGCTTTGTGTAAATCTTCGAAGAAAAATCATGGAAATAGCGATTTGAGTAGTGTGAGTGAATCGAATGGAGAACAAATGTGGCAGCGGCATTTAGGAAGCAGCAACG ATCCACTGACAACACTCAACATTCGATTCCCTGATGGTAAGAGAGAACAAGTCAAGTGGCCATGTTCTTCGAAGCTGTTT GGCTTGGTGCAGTTTGTCCTCTCAAAGGGCTTCAGCAACGAACGCTTTGAATTGGTTACCAACTTCCCGCGAAGGCGCCTCTCGTACATGGAATTCGATGACACGCTCAAGCAGATCGGACTTCACCcacaagaaactgtctttgTCCAAGAGAGGTGA